A genomic window from Paramormyrops kingsleyae isolate MSU_618 chromosome 23, PKINGS_0.4, whole genome shotgun sequence includes:
- the LOC140581996 gene encoding uncharacterized protein, whose translation MEIKIKRGMLGETSVLCVMLKMFKGLKIMDMIILLSTVQTRAAMCVGYRGEAPLQLQYIRGTPTTFLFDLCDVINCQYQNASYRGYDVWLCYDQQHHLGCRAGWTAARPCESWDRVAKYTGPWEPYGPRSARSWWTNITFSREGYTGKPSLNPLALSIGQYYHPPDEGNDLNILLGVDQSGKDPWGVVSILFVDPPKTAPQPTRGPTMAQVTTPVQGTNDTIVLQVDYTRLNPLDILELATGYKNGNIWLAWIAQNAREQQMEGCVACASARPQLYTEPAPLHPSDAWGYACMLALTKEVTPGDCTTLASLFPPIDNRTKVGPFTPRPGKAEYLCFSFAGTGPRVGDIPSEWCRDIIHNGSSNNYIGHWARSGLYWFCGRDKLLVRMPLSGHGVCAMVRLMAPLVLIGERPNTQQVTTGAPGGKLVGRRRGRLLIRRRREAPNFDPTVDSPTYIDAIGIPRGVPDEFKLADQVAAGFENIPIVAAIFPITPNKNVDRINYVHYNILRLSNLTRDTVAGLAEQLGPTSLMAVQNRLALDMLLAEKGGVCLGKYAVLTFPITQHQTAQ comes from the coding sequence atggagatcaagataaaaaggggaatgttgggggaaacaagtgtgttatgtgtgatgcttaaaatgtttaaaggGTTAAAGATTATGGATATGATAATACTGCTTTCCACTGTCCAAACAAGAGCGGCCATGTGCGTAGGTTACCGAGGAGAGGCACCTCTGCAACTCCAGTACATAAGAGGCACCCCCACCACTTTCCTGTTTGACTTATGTGACGTAATAAATTGTCAGTACCAGAACGCGTCGTACCGAGGATACGACGTATGGCTCTGTTATGACCAGCAACATCATTTAGGGTGTCGCGCCGGTTGGACCGCAGCCCGACCGTGTGAAAGCTGGGACAGGGTGGCTAAGTACACCGGACCCTGGGAGCCCTATGGGCCAAGGTCCGCAAGGAGCTGGTGGACTAACATCACCTTCTCCAGGGAAGGGTATACTGGAAAACCCAGTTTGAATCCGCTGGCGTTGTCGATAGGACAGTATTATCACCCCCCGGATGAGGGAAACGATTTGAATATCCTGCTGGGCGTGGATCAGTCTGGAAAGGACCCCTGGGGCGTGGTGAGTATCCTATTTGTAGACCCTCCTAAGACTGCCCCACAGCCCACTAGAGGGCCCACTATGGCTCAAGTGACCACCCCGGTCCAAGGCACTAACGATACTATAGTGCTCCAGGTCGATTACACTAGACTGAATCCCCTAGACATTCTAGAACTAGCCACAGGGTACAAGAACGGCAACATCTGGCTGGCCTGGATTGCGCAGAACGCCAGAGAACAGCAGATGGAGGGCTGTGTGGCCTGTGCTTCAGCCAGACCCCAGCTCTATACGGAACCAGCCCCATTGCATCCCTCGGACGCCTGGGGCTATGCCTGCATGTTAGCCTTGACCAAGGAGGTCACACCGGGGGACTGCACCACGTTGGCATCCCTTTTTCCACCCATAGATAACAGGACTAAAGTAGGACCATTCACTCCCCGTCCAGGTAAAGCGGAATACCTCTGCTTTAGCTTCGCGGGTACTGGTCCCCGCGTGGGGGACATTCCCAGCGAGTGGTGTCGTGATATCATACACAATGGTTCCAGTAACAACTACATAGGGCATTGGGCCCGTTCTGGCCTCTACTGGTTCTGTGGCCGGGATAAGTTACTAGTTAGAATGCCTCTCAGCGGTCACGGGGTATGCGCCATGGTAAGGCTAATGGCACCGTTAGTCCTGATAGGGGAACGTCCCAATACACAGCAGGTCACTACTGGTGCACCAGGTGGGAAACTGGTGGGGAGGCGACGAGGACGCCTACTGATTAGACGCAGACGCGAGGCACCCAACTTTGACCCCACGGTAGATTCACCCACCTACATCGACGCTATAGGGATCCCGAGAGGAGTGCCAGATGAATTCAAATTGGCTGACCAGGTCGCTGCGGGATTTGAAAACATCCCTATTGTGGCGGCCATATTCCCCATCACTCCCAATAAAAATGTAGACCGCATTAACTATGTGCACTATAACATTTTGCGCCTGTCCAACCTTACTAGAGACACAGTGGCAGGCCTGGCTGAGCAATTAGGCCCTACTTCTCTGATGGCGGTCCAAAACCGGCTGGCGCTAGATATGCTACTAGCcgaaaaggggggagtgtgtttggggaagtatgctgtacttacattcccaataacacagcaccagacggctcagtga